TAGACCCTTCATAAATCCCTAAAATTATTTTCTAGGGTTTATATATTCATATTTCGGTTTCGAGCATCCGATGTGCAATGAGAGTCGTCTGTGATAATTTCTATAGTTGACATAAGTTGAATCAAGTTGGAAAATTCCAAATGgctttgaaattcaaattcaaataaaccAAATATGGTATGCATGCGATATCATTTCTATTAACATTACAAACTAAAAAGTTGGGATGTTAAACCAAATGCCTTATCTTTCACATTGGTTGCCATGATTATTGGCGGGCCTAATTTGTCAAAAAATTGCTTATCGGTAAAAACTTATAGTAATCTCCTTTCACGGGGGCTTTACTGGTTCGCAAGCAAGTGACAATCCAACCACCCTGGCTTCCATGACCTCACTCTATGACCGCCTCTTACCATTACTATCGCCTTTAGTGCCACATGTAGATTTTTCATCATTACCTTGTCGGCCGCTCCCCTCTCACCGTCTTCTCATAATATCATCTATGCCGGAACTCCCAAACATTTCCCCACCGCAGACCCCAAAATCGCTACCAAGTCGAGATGTTCTCTCTGCTAGCACCTCCAATTGTGTCCCTCGCCAAGCTACCCAACGCTACAATATTGATTCCTTTGACCCTAGGTCAAATACATAACAAGGACCCCGTTGAACTCTGGATGCCCTGGAAGGGAAGATCTATGGAGGTGTCAACCAACAAAATTATATAAGGAGCACGCTAGGAGTAAGGGCGGGGTGAAGATCACCACTGATCCAAAAAAAGTTCTCCTTTCACCCATTTCAGCGGTTAGTTAACTCATTTCATGCCTGCCGACAATTACTCTCTACGCATATTGTTTCTTATTTTGGTGTTCGCATGATTTTCGTAAGGAATTGGTGTTCACATGTTATTTTCAATCCATGGACCTCGTGAGATTTTTTCTTTAGATAACACACTTAACGTTGGCTTTTGGGCTAAAGGCCACAAAGATTCGTATATAGAATAGAGATAGTGATActcgtctccttcttcttcttcttcctccctctcctcctcttccacTTCGAAGTCAGTTCATAGAGTGAAAAGTGTTTCATAGACGGGCGCTAGGTAGCCCCTTTTTTCATCGAACGCATTTTTCCACACCTCAAAAAACAATGAAAAAAATACATAGAGTATACACATATGAAATTTCATCAACATATATTTACTTATGTGGTATACAAAAAGAAGACAAATACATATATTAAAAATTGTTGCAGTGGTGGTGTGGCATTTTTCACAGGAATTGTGTCTTATTATGTAGTTTGAAAATCATTGTATTATTCGATGAAATTTTGCAGATAGGTAGTTAACATGTATACAAATTTGTATAAAAATCAAACTTTCTTGGAACTTTTAAACAATATTTCCAAATTTCAAATTCCAAGCTCCCtacagcatgtcctccaaaatgtTGCTCCGCTCTCATGCAGAGAATGCCCTTTTTAGTTGGCCATTCAAAGGGTGCCTTTTTTGGGGGAAATTCAAAAGTTGCCTAGTATGGATAACACAGGTTTTGTTCATATGGGCCCCAGTACGTCTTTACACTGCACGGTGCTCTAATTGCACTGCAAGTATCCCCCACTCGTATCGTGCCCATCCCTATGCTGCATTAGGTCCAACACATACATAGCCAAGCCATCACAAAAACACGGGCTTAACATTCCATTTATCCCTCCTTGAAGAAAGAACATTCCATTTATTCGGACAGTTTTGATTGCGTAACACGCGCATCCACGTGCGAGAACATGGATCGGATGGTGCGGGCCGGGCGTAGGGAACAGGTGCGTTTCGGCTGTATCTCCCTCGGGATGCGTTTCGGCTGTATCTCCGCCGGACGCGTTTCGGTCATATCTCCCCCTTTTCAACCACCGGGGCATCAGGATGAGGGCGTGCATTTCGATTGTATCTCTCCCTTTCCAACCATCGGGCATCGAGATCAGGGGGTGCATTTTAGCTGTATGTCACGCATCCACATAGAAGAAAGCAAAATATATGGTGCAGACGGGGGCACTGGGATCAGGGGATGCATTTCGGTCGTATCTCCCCCTTTCCAACCACCGGGGCATCGAGATCGGCGGGTGCGTTTCGGCTGCATCTCGCGCATCCACATACAAGAATGTGGATCAGACGGTGTGGACCAGGGCACTGGGACCAGTGGGTGTGTTTTGATTGTATCTCCCCTTTCCAACCACTGGGGCATAGGGATCAAGGGGTGCGTTTTGGTTGTATCTCCTCCTTTCCAACCACCGGGACATAGGGATCAAGGGGTGCGTTTTGGCTGTATATCCCCCTTTCCAACCACTGGGACATATGATCAAGGGGTGTGTTTCGGCTGTATCTCCCCCTTTTCAACCATCGGGGCATATGATCAAGGGGTGTTTTTCGGCTGTTCCCCCAACCACCGGGGCATAGCATAGCGATCAAGGGGTGCGTTTCGGTTATATCTCCCCTTTTCCAACCACCGGGGCATAGCATAGTGATCAAGGGGTGCGTTTCGGCTATATCTCCCCCTTTCCAACCACCGTGGCATAGGGATTAAGAGGTGTATTTCGGATGTATCCCCCAACACCGGGGCATTGCATAAAGATCAAGGGGTGGGTTTCGGCGGTATCTCCCGCTTCCAACCACCATGGCGTTAGATGAGTACTGGCCAGATTTACtattacgtactccctccgtccggaattacttgtcgcaaaaatggataaaaatggatgtatctagaattaaaatacatctagatacattcatttctccgacaagtatttccggacggagggagtacactccATCATACACTAGCCTGTTTCGTGTCATCACTTTCTGACCTTGGTCACTAGAGGCCAGGCCCGGCTGCCTATCCGTCCACCGCTAGGTGGTGCTTCCAAAATAACGTTACAGCCGTTGGGCACAATCCAAAACGTGGTCTTGCATGAGGGTTGGCCGCTCTACACTTGTACCACTTTGTATATCTCTTTATCCTATCCTGCATTGCTGATTTATATCATGAAACTGATGGCTAGAGTATATCCATCCATCTCTTGCATCACACTGCTGATGGATATATACGATTCCCGCAAAAAAGAAAATTACGGTGGTTGTGTCCCAGCTAGTACTACATGACAGTCTAGACAGAGGTAATGCGTGTTGTGAATAGAAACCTCCAAGTTAACTCTGCAGCCGTATGCCCCCGTCCAAGACGTGACCTTGCCTGAGGCTTGGCCGATGTACGCTTGTACCCTTCATGTACGTATCTCTCCATCTCTATCTCGAGAAACTGATGCGTTGTACTTCCTcactcctaaatataagtctttttttttTACAGattttaatatagactacatacggagcaaagtgagtgaatctacactctaaatacgTCTAAATACATCTGTATGTAATCCATATTGAAATTTTTAAAAAGTATTATATTTAGAAACAAAGGGAGTAGCTAGTAGGTGACAACTGCACAGATAGATGACACAAAATGTGTGATGGAGGGGAAGGCGCACATCGCTGCGCCCGGAACTAATACGGTGTGTGCATCCTACTCATGCAAGGACTATTTGTGTTCTCATTGCACTCGTAACCCCTTGATGCTGCATTATCAGTCAATAGAAAACGCCTTTTGCAGAATAACAAGTCATTTGCTGCAGACGCCAAAGTACTAACAAAAACATGTACAAAATTTCAGGCCAAATCACATGTCACTAAATCACAACTATTGCCGCCCCCACCAGACCAAACGAAGCCCACGCGCACGATGGCCAAGCACTCCAAATTAGGCGAGGCATGGCTGTCGAAATAGCGATCGCCAAAGGCCAGACGCACATACAGGTCTAAAGCGTACGGCCAAAATCTGCGTCAGCATTGCCTGCCGCTTTCTgccatgatcatttcggtgatgaGTGACAAGGCAGCTTTCGGGAAAGCCACTTTGCACGCGCGCAGCAAGAAACACAAGGTACACAAACAGCTTGCGCAGTGCGAATTTCCAGCGAGCCCAAGACGCGTGCTCAAATTGAATTCCGTACCTGCACTGCACAAAactttttatttttctgaattttttcctTGAAAATTTTCATATGACAAGAACAAGAGAAAATAGTAATAAGCTTGCTTCATCAACACCGTAAGGAAGTAAGAATACAGACTTGCCTGAACTGTATCGGTGAAGATCCATGGATAATGGAGCTGATTTTTTAAGCATTTCCCGAGATTTTGATATCTGAGGTAGTTGGCCCAATATCGCCGGCCGGTACAGCCAGCCGTACGGATGAGTTGGATCTTGGATCGGCCTAGGGCTCCTAACCTTCTTATCCTCTTATCTTGCCGCATATCCTTTTCCCCGTTGGTGTTGAACCGCAAATCACCTTTCCCGTCCCAAAAAAGAAAGGCTTGCCGTATGGTGATTCCGGGGACAATACAAGTCTAGGCACGAGACGATAGACAGTAGGCTCTTCACTTCCATCTCTCTGGTTCTTCCCAGAAAAGCAGCCTCCTCATCCACATTTCCGGATAACTTGGCATAGCCTTTTCCATGGCCTACTTACTATACATGCTCTTGCCACCTAGCTCGAAGCCCATTGGTCAGGCATGCCACAAGAAGGAAGTTAGGCCAGTGGATGCACTGCATTTCCCAGATCAACTAGCATGTTCATGTTGGAAGTTTGCTCCAGTTTACTGCTACAAAATCTTACAATTGGCCAGCACACAAAGCGGTAGAGACCCAACTTGATAATTCTCTCCTAATGAATGGGCTTTGGGGCCCTGATCTCGATTATTCAATGGGAATCAAAGGCTACCGTACTTTACTACTGCTTTTCATCTCCAACCTCGGTGCGTTCATGATAATGCCTGTCTGAATTTTCTTCTGGAAAAGGGATGCCTATCTGAATAAATATACTACTAGGATTCAAGCATCATCCTGGCTTTACAGAGTTGTTGTGAGCCACTTTAGCAGGACTCGTGTTTTAACCACCGCTTTTCAAGACCATAAAATTGTCTAACTCGGACGGAGCCCACATGAAAGAGAGATCCCCTGGTCCTGGAGCCCTAAATGAGATCTGCACAGGTCTTCTCCATAAGTCTCTGCACCGGTGGAGTGATGGAGATGGCCCTACCCTTGTCCTTGCCCATCTGGATTATCAGGCACCATGTCGGCACCTTTGATACAGCTCTGATTGATTACACTGTTTATTCTACTGCAACTAGGGCAAGATGGGCTGTGGAGTACCCATTTCATAGGTGTCAATGTGGTACTAGGCTGTATTAGTATAGGACTGGGCTCTTCTCTTCCAGCTCCTAATCTTGGCGATCTGATTCATAGCTTAGGCGCTTTGCTTTCTGCATAATTAACTAACAGCAAGGACACCGGCATCTATTATCAAGATATGGGGGCAAAAAATCCGTCGTACAGCGACAGATCATGGCTCTTTCAAAGGCAATATCAATGAGATCAAGCATCAAAGCGACCCTGCTACCAAACTCAGACTTTATCAGGGAAGCAGCATTTTTTTGGAGGGGATAACCCCAACCTCTGCAACATCATACGACGCACACAGCCAATCAGGGAAGCAGCATACACTCAACAGCATAGACTGGTATCCTCTAGATTCACAAGGCAGAAGAGAGTTTACAGCTCAGGCATAATCCGCAGCCACATTTCAGTCTCAAGCCTACCACAAGGCAGAAGAGAGTTTACAGCTCAGGCATAATCCACAGCCACATTACAGCCTCATGCCTACCGACTATCTTTCATATCGCATACATAAAGAACGAAAGGAATGTACAGTTCCCTGCAGAATTTACATGGCGAAACATCTCAGGCATCGATGGCGCTTAGGGGTACAGATTTTGTTCTTGGGAGGTTTGGTGGCAACTGAGCTCCAGTATAATAGTTTCTGGCTGTGAACATACAATCCGGGCTGCTCTCGGTGCGCAGGGCCCTTTGGGCTCCTGGGCTCGGACACACTTGGTTACTCATGCCTGGATGCTGATCGGTGCTTGCTGTGCCAGGGCTACTTGCTGTGCCGGGGCTTCGCTGGCAGGTCGGTACACGGAAATTGTGGTGCTTACCGACATGGAAAGACTCCAGCTTGCTCAGTGTAGGCTTCGTCCTGCTTGCTCCATTCGTGGTGTTGTCGAAGTCCAGAGATGGATGAATAGCTCTCTTCAGGTGTGCCATTTTCCGTGCTTTGTACTTGGCCATCTTCACTTCATGCTTTATGTCGAACCCCTTAGGCTGATGATCGGCATCGCTCTCATAATTCTCGGTTGGGCACGACCGCTCCTGGAAAGAACTGAAGCAAAGCCGATCAGAAAGACCTCTTCTACCCATCTTTGGAAACCCATTCAGGCATATGGGTTCCTTGTCTTTGACATGTTGCTCCTTTTGCGCGCCTCCATCATCAGAGCTGCCCCCTGAGTCATGCAAACCAGATTGCTCTTCATCGGCAGCTTGGAACGTGATCTCCTCAAACCTCCCATGCAGTTCTGCGCATCGGCAACCACGAGAAGTCGACGACATGTAGTCAAAAAGCGAACCACATGATGACACATTGGATCCACAGTTATGGCAGTATGCAGCGTCTGGAGCTTCCTCTATGCCTGGACCGGCCATCCAATCTGGCACCAGCGCACTAAGCTCACCATCGATCATGTCAGCGATACGAGTAACCTCATGGTCAGTTATGTCCAGCTCGCCTATCATCTCAGTTGCCACACTTAATGCAGTATCAGCCTCAACATCGAAAGGAAAATAGATGTTGCGTACCCGGCCTGCAAACATCAGAAATTAGTTTTCACAAAATATCTGAATTAACATTTTCACACACTGAATTCAACCAAAGAGTTTAGGCATCATAAATTGCGTGTTACCATCATCATCAGTAATTCGTAGTCTGAGGAAGATTCCTCCATCCTCACTTTTTCTCCCTTTGATTGCGATGTCCACAGTGCCAAGAGGCTCATCTTCGTGGCCGTTGAACAGATCAATGCCATCGGCTTTAGTGTCGTCATCTTCAAACTCCGTTGGTGCACCTTCGTCAATGCTTTCTGAGAACCCATTGCTCATCACAGACCCATTACTATAAGCATGCCTTAGGTAGGGCTGCCGAAGGTAATTGTTCAACAGGGTGTAATCCCCATCCCCAGAACATAGAGCCATGCCATCAATGCGCAGGAAAGGGTCATTGAGCAGCTCTCTTGCCGTGAGCCTCTCGGAAGCAGTGGTCAGGCATTTCTCGACAAATTGCCTCACCATTGGATCTTTCACCTTGTACAAAGCTTCAGGCTTAGTACCCTACCAACCAAACCACTAGATGACATCAGTAAAACAATTTCCAACTAGCCACACACCAGAATCACAAGAGCTGCAAATGGTTAAAGAGATCCAAGAGGCACTTCTTACAGAGATCACTCTCTTGTAGATCTGCACCGGGTGCGAGCATTCGCTATACGGGTACTCGAAGGTGACCATCTCAAGCACGCACATCCCGAAGGAGTATATGTCCACCAGCTCGTTGTACTCCTCGGCGTACACCTCCGGCGCCATGAACTCAGGCGTACCTACCCAAACAATCCGACATGTCCACCTCATCAAATTTCCACAGAACCATCACCATTTGGGATCGTAGAACATTTTTCCATGCTAGGTAGCTAATCGGAAGAAGCTTACCTACGCAGTGAACAGCGTGGGACTTGCGGAGGATggcggcgaggccgaggtcgccgatCTTGACCTCACCCTGGTTACCATTGACGAAGATGTTGTCGCACTTGAGGTCCCGGTGGATGATGGGTGGATTGTGGCTGTGTAGGTACAGCAGGCCGCTGAGGATCTGCCGGCACCAGTCCTTGACCGCCCATATGTTCACCTTCCTGTGCTTCTGCCTGTACCTAATCACCAGCGAATTAGAAGCAATCAATTAAGGCATACAGAAGAGAAGATACTTCTTTTCTAGAATTGGGCAGAAAGAAAGGAGATTTTCTTTAGATTGAGCGTACAAGGATACAACTTTATTGAGCATTAAAGAGGGCTAGATGAGATTACTGGCGGAGCGTGCCGGAGGTGAACATCTCGGTGATGAAGTTGATGTGGCGGGCAGAGACGTCGACCCAGGAGGTGTAGAACTTCATGATGTTCTTGTGCTTGAGCGTCTTGAGGAGGTGGATCTCGCAGTAGAGGCGCTCCAGGTCGTCGGGGCACTGCAGGAAGTCGTACAGCTTCACCTGGTTCCACGCCACCTCCATCCCCTGGTACTCGTCGAACGCCCGGTACCTGAAACCAAACCAGCCGCCCGACGTCAGCAGTCAGCTcggccggcgcgacggcgggcaagAAAGAACCGACAGCAAGCAGCGAGCGAGCGAGCAGAGGACGGCGGATCTTACACGGTCTTGGACgcgcccttgccgaggacgtcGTTGTACTGCAAGAAGCATGGAGCAAAGGGATCAGCGATCTGGCATGGCAGGGAAACGAATTGAGAAACGGCcgcaggaggaggggaggtggttgTTGGTGGTGGGGGTGGTGGCGCCGTACCCTTCCGTACCGGCCGGTGGGGTCGAGCTCCGCGTACTCCCCGCAGTCGGCCGCGTTGGCGCTGGCGTTGGCCCTGGCGCCCATCATCCTAGCTCCGGCTCGCTCCGGCTCCGTAACCAGCGCGGAAAGCTCCCGCTCCGCGCCGCCCGGGAGGCAGCTGCTGGCTCGCCGGCGCGCTGGCGCTCGCGCTGCTAGGAGGAGTGGATAGGGagtgaggagggggagggggcgggggaggaggagaggaTCGGCGCGGGAGCGAGCGGCCTATTTAGGGAAATGCGGGCACACATGGTGTGTGTgggcacagagagagagagagagatgggaagGAGCCAAGGAAGAGGGAGGAGGGGGGTGAGGATGATGAGGCTACCCCAAGGCTAAGCTTGGGTTTAGTTTAGATCGGAGTAGATTAGATCAATGGAAAGCCAGAGATAAACTCGCTGTTTTTAACCCCACACGAGATGAGATTTACTAAGCGGCTACGTACGCACTAGGGGTGACAGGATCCTAGATACTGTCGTTGGTTAGTCGGGCGAGGCTACAATTCCATCATGACacggtcaaattaacctcactccATGCCAATATACTAATCCACAATTATTCGGTGTAGATAAATCAGACCGGGATCATGGCGTGGCTCCTCTTCTCCTCTAAAAGGGACTGGAATTGCATTAGAAAATGCAGGCCCGTCCCTGCTTTTTTATTCCTTTCGGAAAAGGCAGCCCGATTTTCCAAGAAAGCATGTTTGGTTTGGACCCAAATGTTGTTCAATCCCATGGCCGAAAACGACGGCTCGCGGAAAAGTATAGATGTAGAGGCTCAGGGGGGAGAAACTATGTCGAGAACGGggtgtttttcagaattttttatcTTGTCTTCAACCGGAAAGGGGACGGCTGATTAAAAAGGACGAATGGACGATCTTGGCGCAAACCGAACAAGAAAATGGCAGTGGTAAATTTACTGAGGTTTTGTTTTCTTGTCCTTGACATGGCAAATCTGACTCTTGACTTCCGAGAAGAAAAGGAAATGGTTGGAGAGCTGCCCCTTTGTGTTGCCTGCCCGTTGATGATGAAGCCCTACTAAATGCTATGCTCCCCCGGCAAACACACTTGGGGCATGACGGTGCGTGGTGGTCCGTTCGTGTCCATGCAAAATTACTCCAAGCTATAGACGATGGGAGCGCCGGGTTCATCTCCATTTTCCAACACGGTGGAGATTTGTAAGCGATTTAAAAGAAACCAGATTAAAAAATCAGATAATTTGGACAAAATTACTCGTACATGAGGTTCGCCCTCATTCACCGCTAACCGTATAGGTAGGGCATTTTGGAGACACAGCTCCATGGACGCCTTATTTTGAAAATGTCAAAATTTTCTTttttaaaaaatttgaaaaaaatacacATGTCCAAGGACATCATGTGTATGTTCATAAAATTttaggatgaaataccttgaattgtGAGCTGCACAGAAAAAGAACAAAATTATGAACTTTGAGGGTGAACAATACATATGCTAAAACTATCCGCAAAAAAAACATATGCTAAAAAGCCCCAGATTCGTTTTTCTTGTGTAGCTCTCACTTTAACGTAGTTCGACCTGAAAATTTACACATATGTACATTATGTATCTAAGTATAtgtgtattttttcagaattttttaagacCAAAAGGTTAGAATTTTGAGGTTTTCAAATTGTGGCTTTCATGGAGCTCGCTCTCCATTTGGCACTTTCGAGTGATGCCGAGTTATATAATTTGCCATATTTATCTTATAATTAATGGTTGTGGTTTCGTTGAGAAATACTAGTTTTTTAAAAACATATTACAGATGCAGACGCTCACAAACACGTATATACTAATCCCGAGGGTCCGTGGATAAATAGTACATCCGTTTTAGGGACGGACGTTAGAGCATCTCGCACGCTAGCCCTCAAACCGGCAGCATTTGTCTGGACCTGGCTGTCTGGAAGTGTTTTGTCATCCAACGCGGTACCACACACGTTCGCAGACCAGTCCGAGCGTCCTTTTCCCGCAAACAATAAGCAAACCGGGGGCTATATAGGCGTCCAGACCACTACCACGCACGCATCCGACGATCCAGTTCCACCCATACAAACCTCCTGGGTAAATCAATTGTCACACATGCCAGTCAGCGCCAGACTTGACAGGCCGGCATTGATGCCAGTCAGAGTGACGCGATCGGGTGAGCAAGTGGCGTTGCTTCAATGCAGGCTCAgcaaccgagaaacctactccggcatgTGCGCCGCATTGAAGTCGGCTTCCAGTCCCTTCGCCTGGCCGCCACGCCTATTTAAGCAGGCCTCCCACGCTGTCCACACCGCACCACACTCTGACCCTCTCCGCTCCCACCCTCTCCGCTCCAGCGTCGGCGACAACATCGCCTCCACACCATGCCGAAGTCATGGTTCTCAACGCAGGCAGGTGGCGATGGCTCTGGATCTCCCATCGGATTGTGGTGCCGCCACTCTTGCTCTCCGGGGCCTCGGGCTCCACGGCCCTCGTTAGAGAGGAGATCGTCATCTAATTGGCGATGTGGAGGACCAGGCAAGGTCATAGGAGCCACGCCTCCTCTCAGAGGCCGCAGCCACGGACGAGGTGTTCCTCCCACAAATGGAGCTACTGACAGAGTGGTTGCTCCGAGAACGTGGTCCGACGCCGCCCTCGCCATCGCGGGCCATTAGTACGGAGGATCCGAACTCCCCGCCTCGCTATCGCGTCAAGCAGAAGGCGACGTCGCATCTCCACTGCGTTAAGGTGGAGTCGTCATCCCCCCAACGCAACGGTGTCATCCAAATCAAGCGTCATGTGAAGGACGAGCCGACTTCGCCGCAGCACAGTTGCTACACCCAGATCGACGGGTCTGGGTCGCCGTCACGCCGCAACTGGCGCGACCAGGTCCTCCAGTACCTTGGTGGCCATGGCGGCGTGTCGCCCGAGGACAGGGCGTCACAGGCAGGAGCAGCACAACGCGTCGTGTCGTTTGCCAAGTCGAACGAGGCGCCTGCCTGGTTCCgcaattgtgacgcccggataattaagctacagtaaacctctattaatggtgccacgtcatcacATTACCGTTGCCAATCCACACTTGAACCAAATCACTGTTCGTATTCAAATTCAACtttaaagtcaaaaattcaaatttgtcaaacatgcataggtaattatggcagagaaaccacacttttataaaatgtttcaaTACTCTAAAATGAGTAAAACAGtagaaaaacaattatttaaatgcttttaaaataataaacaattacaaactattatatttaggtgccaagttaattgtggcagtggtataattactaTTTCTAATTTAGGAGCTGACTATAGGTTTTACAAAACTAAAGAAactaaaagtaaaaaaaaaaggcTAACACCCCTCCACTGGGCTCAGGCCCAGCAGGCGACCGGCCCACGTGGCCCAACAaaccggccggcccactccctctccATATCCCTCCGAAACCCTAGCCGTAACCCCCTGTCACCACACTCGCTCCCCTCCACTCCCCCACGATCCCCACCCCACGTCTTCCTCCTTCCCCCTCCCGCTTCTGGATCGGGGCActcgcccccgccgccgctgcccggtGCCGCCCCACCCCGTGCGCCTCCTACCCACCCCCGGCCTCGCGCGTCctgccggcgacctcgccggaTGCCCCTCGCCGCCTCGACATCGTCGTCGTCGATGCCTCCTCATCCCCACTGACGAGCTCCGTCGCCGGATCGACCGGGTCGACCCCGACGCCGGCATCTCCCCCGAGCGGCGCCGTCTTCCGTCGCCCCCATCGCCGGCGACACTgccgccacctccccgagcccgctgccttCCCCCTGCAGCTCCCCTGTGAGGAACCCCCTCGTTTCCTCCCTTTCCTCCCGTCGCCGCGCCGTGTACCACGCCCCGTCCGGCATGCCCCTGCTCGCGCGCCCCCGCGCCTTGCCGCGCGCCTCGCCCGCATCGCCTGCGTTCACTGCCGACCGCGGTCCGCGCTTCCCCTGCTCGCACCGCCGTGACGCCCTGTCCCCTCGCCCCGCCGCGCCGCTGCTCCGGCCCCGGCCACGGGCCACGCGCCGACCCCTTCCACCCCCTCCCCTGCTGGCCGCGTCGGGCGCCGGCGCCCACGCGCCCGCTCCGGCCCCGTtccggcctcgccgtgccctggCTTCGCCCAGTGGCCGCGTGCGCGCGGCACAGCCGTGGCTGGCCGGCCACAGCCGCCAccccaccctgggtcactgaccacagGGCCCCCGCCCTGGCCAGATAggcctatgacagtggggcccgcccCCAAAATGTTTAAAAAAGATAgataaaaaaattaaaattaaattaataataaaattaattaattaattaattaacttaattaatcccgcttagttaaactaattaaacttaattaacctaaatatctaattaaactaactaatctgtTAGTTAGGGCAATGTGTtaatgacagatgggacccacacgtcagcttgatccagtcaacacctttgttgactgatgacgtcatgctgatgcagtaatgccattttcggattaaattaataataataatttataaattaatttaaatctttaaaaatgaatataaaataatccgtaactcggatgggaaaactttgtacatgaaagttgcttaggacgacgagacgaatccgaatacgtagcccgtttgtccaccacacatccctagcatagcgaacatgcaactttccccctccggttcatctgtccgaaaacgcgaaacaccggggatactttcccggatgtttccccccttcgtcggtatcacctcctactgtgttagggcatacctagcaccacgttttgcctccttatgttttgtgatgctttgtttgctccgtatttactgtttcttccccctctccttctccggtagactacgagaccgacgccgctgctacccagtacgtctacggtgttgacgacccctccttcttgccagagcaaccaggcaagccccccccttgatcaccagatatcgcctactctactctctactgcttgcattagagtagtgtagcatgttactgcttccggttaatcctattctgttgcatagcctgtcattgttgctacagttgttaccct
This region of Triticum aestivum cultivar Chinese Spring chromosome 2D, IWGSC CS RefSeq v2.1, whole genome shotgun sequence genomic DNA includes:
- the LOC123052330 gene encoding probable serine/threonine-protein kinase WNK1; amino-acid sequence: MMGARANASANAADCGEYAELDPTGRYGRYNDVLGKGASKTVYRAFDEYQGMEVAWNQVKLYDFLQCPDDLERLYCEIHLLKTLKHKNIMKFYTSWVDVSARHINFITEMFTSGTLRQYRQKHRKVNIWAVKDWCRQILSGLLYLHSHNPPIIHRDLKCDNIFVNGNQGEVKIGDLGLAAILRKSHAVHCVGTPEFMAPEVYAEEYNELVDIYSFGMCVLEMVTFEYPYSECSHPVQIYKRVISGTKPEALYKVKDPMVRQFVEKCLTTASERLTARELLNDPFLRIDGMALCSGDGDYTLLNNYLRQPYLRHAYSNGSVMSNGFSESIDEGAPTEFEDDDTKADGIDLFNGHEDEPLGTVDIAIKGRKSEDGGIFLRLRITDDDGRVRNIYFPFDVEADTALSVATEMIGELDITDHEVTRIADMIDGELSALVPDWMAGPGIEEAPDAAYCHNCGSNVSSCGSLFDYMSSTSRGCRCAELHGRFEEITFQAADEEQSGLHDSGGSSDDGGAQKEQHVKDKEPICLNGFPKMGRRGLSDRLCFSSFQERSCPTENYESDADHQPKGFDIKHEVKMAKYKARKMAHLKRAIHPSLDFDNTTNGASRTKPTLSKLESFHVGKHHNFRVPTCQRSPGTASSPGTASTDQHPGMSNQVCPSPGAQRALRTESSPDCMFTARNYYTGAQLPPNLPRTKSVPLSAIDA